A genomic region of Bombus fervidus isolate BK054 chromosome 17, iyBomFerv1, whole genome shotgun sequence contains the following coding sequences:
- the LOC139996337 gene encoding short-chain dehydrogenase/reductase family 16C member 6-like translates to MVQVREAVLLLLDISLLVLKILYDIVLRIYRLCIPVEEKSVIGEIVLITGTGHGIGKELALKYASLGAIVVCLDVNEEGNNETVNEINQNGALKAYGYKCDVSNREEVLKIAKKVKEEVGDVTILINNAGIMPCFTFMNHTPEQIKRIFDINVLAHFWMFQAFLPSMIERNYGHIVALSSIAGIFGQPNIVPYCASKFAVRGLMEALYEELRSMNKRKPSNIKFTTVYPYMVNTGLCKNPYYRFEKLLSLVSTKQAVDIIVKAQRQNTKEISIPTYWYYANIILRCMPSTCIERVEDFLNVGINIER, encoded by the exons ATGGTCCAGGTACGGGAGGCTGTGTTACTTCTATTGGATATATCGCTGCTTGTGCTGAAAATACTTTATGACATTGTCTTAAGAATATACAGATTGTGTATACCGGTCGAAGAGAAAAGCGTAATCGGCGAAATTGTATTG ATTACAGGTACTGGACATGGTATTGGTAAAGAATTAGCATTAAAATATGCATCGTTAGGAGCGATCGTTGTCTGTTTGGACGTAAATGAAGAAGGAAACAACGAGAcagtaaatgaaataaatcaaaacgGCGCGTTAAAAGCTTACGGTTACAA ATGCGACGTATCGAACAGAGAAGAAGTGCTTAAAATAgctaaaaaagtaaaagaggaagTAGGAGATGtgacaattttaattaacaatgcTGGTATAATGCCTTGTTTCACTTTCATGAATCATACACCCGAGCAAATTAAGCGAATATTCGATATCAATGTGCTAGCACATTTTTgg ATGTTCCAAGCTTTCTTACCTAGCatgattgaaagaaattacggtcatattGTTGCTCTTTCATCGATAGCTGGTATTTTCGGTCAACCCAATATAGTTCCTTACTGCGCTTCAAAGTTTGCAGTAAGAG GGTTGATGGAAGCACTGTACGAAGAGTTACGATCGATGAATAAAAGAAAGCCATCAAATATCAAATTCACAACAGTTTATCCGTATATGGTCAATACAGGACTTTGCAAAAACCCATATTAcag GTTCGAAAAGCTATTGTCTTTGGTTTCAACAAAACAGGCAGTTGATATAATAGTTAAAGCGCAACGGCAAAACACCAAAGAGATTTCTATTCCCACATATTGGTATTATGCTAATATTATTCTGAG ATGTATGCCATCTACATGCATAGAACGCGTAGAAGACTTTCTAAATGTTGGTATAAATATAGAACGTtaa
- the LOC139996334 gene encoding ketohexokinase has product MISSFYEKIVGTSSTVESNQQKILCIGLTCLDIVQTCKQYPAEDSDQRSVECRWQRGGNASNTCTVLSQLGSPCEFFGTLSAEEHLSFLQNDMRSYNIDFSHCPMVESIGCPISTVMLSLSSGSRTILHHNPNLPELTLKDFEQLHLEDYSWIHFEGRNLNEVLSMMQCVENYNNTLNYSQDSNSKEIASSQTPITVSVELENPKQELLDLLPYVDVAFISKDFAQSRGHDNMSETLKDISGDAKSGATLICAWADRGAMARTPDNITVQSPAFPPQKVVDTLGAGDTFNAAVLHYLNKAKLEFVKKKKLESCKTNSALQKDVKIKRNIKMNYNIESLECSHTEFITQNVLQAAVTFACQVAGAKVGLRGYNKLDEIFKDASKI; this is encoded by the exons ATGATTTCAAGTTTCTATGAAAAAATTGTTGGTACGTCTTCTACAGTGGAGTCAAATCAGCAGAAAATTCTTTGTATTGGATTAACTTGTTTGGATATTGTACAAACGTGCAAACAATATCCCGCAGAAGATTCTGATCAAAG ATCTGTAGAATGTCGATGGCAAAGAGGAGGTAATGCATCTAATACTTGTACAGTTCTTTCTCAATTAGGGAGCCCATGTGAATTTTTTGGTACTTTAAGTGCTGAAGAACATTTAAGTTTTTTGCAAAATGATATGCGGAGTTACAATATCGACTTTTCTCATTGTCCTATGGTAGAAAGTATAGGGTGTCCAATATCCACCGTTATGCTAAGTTTAAGCTCAGGGTCTCGTACAATTTTACATCATAATCCAAATCTGCCAGAGTTAACATTGAAAGATTTTGAGCAACTACATTTAGAAGATTACAGTTGGATTCATTTTGAAGGTAGAAACTTGAATGAAGTACTATCTATGATGCAGTGTgtggaaaattataataacacGTTGAATTATAGCCAAGATAGCAATAGTAAAGAAATTGCTTCTAGTCAAACACCAATTACTGTTAGCGTAGAATTAGAAAATCCAAAACAAGAATTATTAGATTTACTACCTTATGTCGATGTAGCATTTATCTCTAAAGATTTTGCCCAAAGTAGAGGACATGATAATATGAGTGAAACATTGAAGGATATTAGCGGAGATGCTAAATCTGG ggCAACTCTTATATGTGCTTGGGCTGACAGAGGCGCTATGGCAAGAACTCCAGATAATATTACAGTACAATCTCCTGCATTTCCACCACAGAAGGTTGTGGATACCTTAGGTGCTGGAGACACCTTTAATGCTGccgtattacattatttaaataaagcaaaactggaattcgttaaaaaaaaaaagttagaaTCATGCAAAACGAATAGTGCCTTACAGAAAGATGTAAAAATCaaacgtaatattaaaatgaattataatattgaaaGTTTAGAATGTagtcatacagaatttattACACAAAATGTCCTGCAAGCAGCTGTAACTTTTGCTTGCCAAGTAGCTGGTGCTAAAGTTGGTTTAAGAGGCTATAATAAGttagatgaaatttttaaggatgcatcaaaaatttaa
- the Sym gene encoding symplekin scaffold protein isoform X1, with amino-acid sequence MDPRIHRRTEPEKGPGDLIVEWLNEASLNPGEDIKVANLCKVQEILINKEPQLLPLYLDEALQFSLDRNAEVRKTITGFIEEAGVKQPEVIPRVVQVLLRLVSDESSAVAKRALRASGRILRAALKWISSAITVTPEMEVAWNQLSALKIQIINMIDSDNDGIRTQAVKFLEGVVLIQTYPDPDIPKKSDDFSLEDIPLTLKIARRRKLEEEANDVMDLLIKFHGSPHVSSVNLMTCMGSLALIAKTRPQFMPGVIQALQRLQHDLPPTLSDSQVTSVQKQLKLTLLGLMKHPASIEFASTIAKQLTQLGAKEQEILKAYPKPEDIRRMKKRQQEAAASSTAKRVKIETSLIPDESEIVASLVSSSKVPELVELSESFIAERLSVDIVTDLVMDSMAWVPDTMTTIFQREYQPSSTTDINAQRQTIAKLLATQIRQAKTKKKKDAKDEDAVMEDLVKNPTISVAEAKRERKREKDREKEKEAKASLEAHEKSLAKARTRLKALKLSEVTKPLSKEIKERMLLMAVNRILLSEKTAVFGGVAAIRSKILTTLAATFNPYIKEAVLRYITDDMRNRLDLALGWLYEEYALLQGFQRRTTLCTKPQEAPHQAYNFLLCTLVSAIDLVQGKDRDTLLYRLYLEAPLITEDAVEALKMVSSDETRGLMPLQLLKEMVIRRPTKQLVFLNVLLCHTGHENNTIREAAIQLVCQLYSRPELSKLIEEYAVLYLGFLRLHTPPEIVFGQDRGRPQVETQWTESTTRACLGLYLALLSEHQDLIHELARVYTSMGADVKRMVLRLVEGPVRSLGMGSPQLLSLVENCPKGAETLVTRIIHILTEKSAPSVELVARVRELYQTRVSDVRFLIPVLNGLTKKEVIAALPKLIKLNPIVVKEVFNRLLGTHNNESGVPHTSPITPAELLIALHNIDPSKAELKTVIKATSLCFAEKQIYTQETVAVVMQHLMEMTPLPTLLMRTVIQSLALYPRLSGFVMNILQRLILKQVWKQPKVWEGFVKCCERTQPQSFAVILQLPPAQLAEALKMASNLRAPLLAHVEAFAENQKAHIPQSIMDVIQGKSPCDIHDEFDIAPPGDYPIEQKPDTMETDISEPAPPGLD; translated from the exons atggaTCCTCGAATACATAGAAGAACAGAGCCGGAAAAAGGACCGGGCGATTTG atagTTGAATGGTTAAATGAAGCTTCACTAAACCCAGGAGAAGATATAAAAGTTGCAAATTTATGTAAAGttcaagaaatattaataaacaaggAGCCACAATTACTTCCATTATATTTGGATGAAGCATTACAGTTTTCCTTAGATAGGAATGCAGAAGTTAGGAAAACAATTACAGGTTTCATAGAAGAGGCTGG TGTAAAACAACCTGAAGTAATTCCACGTGTAGTTCAGGTACTTTTAAGACTAGTTTCTGATGAATCATCAGCTGTTGCTAAAAGAGCTCTTAGAGCTAGTGGCAGAATATTAAGAGCTGCATTAAAATGGATATCTAGCGCCATTACAGTTACGCCAGAAATGGAAGTTGCATGGAATCAACTTAGTGCtctcaaaattcaaattataaatatgattGATAGTGACAATGATGG GATTAGAACACAAGCTGTGAAATTTCTTGAAGGTGTTGTTTTGATACAAACATACCCTGACCCAGATATACCGAAAAAGTCAGATGATTTTTCTTTAGAAGATATTCcattaacattaaaaatagcaCGCAGGCGCAAATTAGAGGAAGAAGCTAATGATGTAATGGACttattaatcaaatttcatGGATCTCCACACGTTAGTAGCGTTAATTTGATGACATGCATGGGGTCTTTAGCATTGATTGCTAAAACAAGACCTCAGTTTATGCCTGGTGTAATACAag CTTTGCAAAGGTTACAACATGATTTACCACCCACATTATCCGATTCTCAAGTAACTAGCGTtcaaaaacaattaaaattaactttaTTAGGACTGATGAAGCACCCAGCTAGCATAGAATTTGCGTCCACAATAGCTAAACAACTGACTCAATTGGGAGCAAAAGAACAAGAAATTCTTAAAGCTTATCCAAAACCAGAAGATATTCGACGTATGAAGAAACGACAACAA gaAGCAGCAGCGTCTTCCACAGCAAAGCGTGTTAAAATCGAAACTTCTTTAATACCAGATGAATCAGAAATAGTGGCTAGTTTAGTATCCAGCTCAAAAGTACCAGAATTGGTTGAACTTTCAGAAAGTTTTATTGCTGAAAGATTAAGTGTAGACATTGTTACAGATTTAGTAATGGATAGCATg GCGTGGGTCCCAGACACAATGACAACGATTTTTCAAAGAGAATATCAGCCTTCTTCAACGACCGATATAAATGCTCAACGACAAACGATTGCTAAATTACTAGCGACACAAATAAGACAAgctaaaacaaagaaaaaaaaggatgcAAAGGATGAAGATGCTGTGATGGAAGATTTAGTGAAAAATCCAACCATTAGCGTAGCGGAAGCAAAACGAGAGCGGAAACGTGAAAAAGatagggaaaaagaaaaagaagcaaaggCATCTCTGGAAGCACATGAAAAATCACTTGCGAAGGCAAGAACTCGTTTAAAAGCCTTGAAATTATCTGAAGTTACAAAACCATTgtcaaaagaaattaaagaaagaatgTTACTGATGGCTGTGAATCGAATTTTGCTTTCTGAGAAGACAGCTGTATTTGGTGGTGTAGCAGCCATAAG ATCAAAAATTTTAACTACTCTAGCAGCAACGTTTAATCCATACATTAAAGaagcagtattacgttatattactGACGATATGAGAAATCGTTTAGACTTAGCTTTAGGTTGGTTGTATGAAGAATATGCATTACTTCAGGGTTTCCAAAGACGAACTACATTATGTACAAAGCCCCAAGAAGCTCCGCATCAGgcttacaattttttattatgtactTTAGTATCTGCAATAGATTTAGTTCAAGGCAAAGATcgtgacacattactatatag GCTATACTTGGAAGCTCCGTTAATCACCGAAGATGCAGTCGAGGCTTTGAAAATGGTGTCTTCTGATGAAACAAGAGGACTGATGccgttacaattattaaaagaaatggtTATTCGTAGACCAACAAAACAATTAGTTTTCCTAAACGTACTGTTATGTCATACTGGCCATGAAAACAATACG ATAAGGGAAGCCGCTATACAGTTAGTTTGTCAACTATATAGTCGTCCTGAATTAAGTAAACTCATAGAAGAGTATGCAGTTCTCTATTTAGGTTTCTTACGACTACATACACCACCTGAGATCGTCTTTGGACAAGATCGAGGTAGACCGCAAGTAGAAACTCAGTGGACTGAGTCAACTACAAGAGCTTGTCTTGGATTATATCTTGCTCTGTTAAGTGAACATCAAGATTTAATTCATGA ATTGGCTAGAGTTTATACATCGATGGGTGCAGATGTAAAACGTATGGTTCTTCGATTAGTAGAAGGACCTGTAAGATCTTTAGGAATGGGGAGTCCACAATTATTGTCATTAGTTGAAAATTGCCCTAAAGGCGCTGAAACGCTAGTTACAAGAATTATTCATATCCTTacagaaaaat cTGCACCAAGTGTAGAGTTAGTAGCAAGAGTACGAGAACTTTATCAGACCAGAGTTTCAGATGTTCGATTCTTAATACCAGTTTTAAATGGtttaacgaagaaagaagTTATAGCTGCTCTTCCAAAACTCATAAAATTAAATCCTATCGTTGTTAAAGAG GTATTCAATAGACTGCTAGGCACTCATAATAATGAAAGTGGTGTACCTCATACATCTCCTATCACACCTGCTGAATTGTTAATAGCTTTGCATAATATAGATCCAAGTAAAGCAGAATTGAAAACAGTTATAAAAG CTACGTCCCTATGTTTTGCggagaaacaaatatatacacaAGAAACTGTAGCTGTTGTAATGCAACATCTTATGGAGATGACCCCTCTTCCTACATTACTCATGCGTACAGTGATACAAAGTTTAGCATTATATCCTAGGTTAAGTGGATTCGTTATGAATATACTTCAACGATTAATTCTCAAACAAGTTTGGAAACAACCAAAAGTATGGGAGGGTTTTGTAAAATGTTGCGAACGTACGCAACCACAAAGTTTTGCGGTTATTTTACAACTTCCTCCAGCACAATTGGCCGAAGCGTTAAAAATGGCGAGTAACTTACGAGCACCATTATTAGCGCATGTCGAAGCCTTTGCCGAAAATCAG AAAGCGCACATTCCGCAATCAATAATGGATGTCATTCAGGGTAAATCACCTTGCGACATACATGATGAATTTGATATT GCACCACCCGGTGATTATCCGATCGAACAAAAACCAGATACTATGGAAACTGATATTTCAGAACCAGCTCCGCCTGGTTTAGATTAG
- the Sym gene encoding symplekin scaffold protein isoform X2, with protein MDPRIHRRTEPEKGPGDLIVEWLNEASLNPGEDIKVANLCKVQEILINKEPQLLPLYLDEALQFSLDRNAEVRKTITGFIEEAGVKQPEVIPRVVQVLLRLVSDESSAVAKRALRASGRILRAALKWISSAITVTPEMEVAWNQLSALKIQIINMIDSDNDGIRTQAVKFLEGVVLIQTYPDPDIPKKSDDFSLEDIPLTLKIARRRKLEEEANDVMDLLIKFHGSPHVSSVNLMTCMGSLALIAKTRPQFMPGVIQALQRLQHDLPPTLSDSQVTSVQKQLKLTLLGLMKHPASIEFASTIAKQLTQLGAKEQEILKAYPKPEDIRRMKKRQQEAAASSTAKRVKIETSLIPDESEIVASLVSSSKVPELVELSESFIAERLSVDIVTDLVMDSMAWVPDTMTTIFQREYQPSSTTDINAQRQTIAKLLATQIRQAKTKKKKDAKDEDAVMEDLVKNPTISVAEAKRERKREKDREKEKEAKASLEAHEKSLAKARTRLKALKLSEVTKPLSKEIKERMLLMAVNRILLSEKTAVFGGVAAIRSKILTTLAATFNPYIKEAVLRYITDDMRNRLDLALGWLYEEYALLQGFQRRTTLCTKPQEAPHQAYNFLLCTLVSAIDLVQGKDRDTLLYRLYLEAPLITEDAVEALKMVSSDETRGLMPLQLLKEMVIRRPTKQLVFLNVLLCHTGHENNTIREAAIQLVCQLYSRPELSKLIEEYAVLYLGFLRLHTPPEIVFGQDRGRPQVETQWTESTTRACLGLYLALLSEHQDLIHELARVYTSMGADVKRMVLRLVEGPVRSLGMGSPQLLSLVENCPKGAETLVTRIIHILTEKSAPSVELVARVRELYQTRVSDVRFLIPVLNGLTKKEVIAALPKLIKLNPIVVKEVFNRLLGTHNNESGVPHTSPITPAELLIALHNIDPSKAELKTVIKATSLCFAEKQIYTQETVAVVMQHLMEMTPLPTLLMRTVIQSLALYPRLSGFVMNILQRLILKQVWKQPKVWEGFVKCCERTQPQSFAVILQLPPAQLAEALKMASNLRAPLLAHVEAFAENQKAHIPQSIMDVIQGKSPCDIHDEFDIFFLEFLAGTTR; from the exons atggaTCCTCGAATACATAGAAGAACAGAGCCGGAAAAAGGACCGGGCGATTTG atagTTGAATGGTTAAATGAAGCTTCACTAAACCCAGGAGAAGATATAAAAGTTGCAAATTTATGTAAAGttcaagaaatattaataaacaaggAGCCACAATTACTTCCATTATATTTGGATGAAGCATTACAGTTTTCCTTAGATAGGAATGCAGAAGTTAGGAAAACAATTACAGGTTTCATAGAAGAGGCTGG TGTAAAACAACCTGAAGTAATTCCACGTGTAGTTCAGGTACTTTTAAGACTAGTTTCTGATGAATCATCAGCTGTTGCTAAAAGAGCTCTTAGAGCTAGTGGCAGAATATTAAGAGCTGCATTAAAATGGATATCTAGCGCCATTACAGTTACGCCAGAAATGGAAGTTGCATGGAATCAACTTAGTGCtctcaaaattcaaattataaatatgattGATAGTGACAATGATGG GATTAGAACACAAGCTGTGAAATTTCTTGAAGGTGTTGTTTTGATACAAACATACCCTGACCCAGATATACCGAAAAAGTCAGATGATTTTTCTTTAGAAGATATTCcattaacattaaaaatagcaCGCAGGCGCAAATTAGAGGAAGAAGCTAATGATGTAATGGACttattaatcaaatttcatGGATCTCCACACGTTAGTAGCGTTAATTTGATGACATGCATGGGGTCTTTAGCATTGATTGCTAAAACAAGACCTCAGTTTATGCCTGGTGTAATACAag CTTTGCAAAGGTTACAACATGATTTACCACCCACATTATCCGATTCTCAAGTAACTAGCGTtcaaaaacaattaaaattaactttaTTAGGACTGATGAAGCACCCAGCTAGCATAGAATTTGCGTCCACAATAGCTAAACAACTGACTCAATTGGGAGCAAAAGAACAAGAAATTCTTAAAGCTTATCCAAAACCAGAAGATATTCGACGTATGAAGAAACGACAACAA gaAGCAGCAGCGTCTTCCACAGCAAAGCGTGTTAAAATCGAAACTTCTTTAATACCAGATGAATCAGAAATAGTGGCTAGTTTAGTATCCAGCTCAAAAGTACCAGAATTGGTTGAACTTTCAGAAAGTTTTATTGCTGAAAGATTAAGTGTAGACATTGTTACAGATTTAGTAATGGATAGCATg GCGTGGGTCCCAGACACAATGACAACGATTTTTCAAAGAGAATATCAGCCTTCTTCAACGACCGATATAAATGCTCAACGACAAACGATTGCTAAATTACTAGCGACACAAATAAGACAAgctaaaacaaagaaaaaaaaggatgcAAAGGATGAAGATGCTGTGATGGAAGATTTAGTGAAAAATCCAACCATTAGCGTAGCGGAAGCAAAACGAGAGCGGAAACGTGAAAAAGatagggaaaaagaaaaagaagcaaaggCATCTCTGGAAGCACATGAAAAATCACTTGCGAAGGCAAGAACTCGTTTAAAAGCCTTGAAATTATCTGAAGTTACAAAACCATTgtcaaaagaaattaaagaaagaatgTTACTGATGGCTGTGAATCGAATTTTGCTTTCTGAGAAGACAGCTGTATTTGGTGGTGTAGCAGCCATAAG ATCAAAAATTTTAACTACTCTAGCAGCAACGTTTAATCCATACATTAAAGaagcagtattacgttatattactGACGATATGAGAAATCGTTTAGACTTAGCTTTAGGTTGGTTGTATGAAGAATATGCATTACTTCAGGGTTTCCAAAGACGAACTACATTATGTACAAAGCCCCAAGAAGCTCCGCATCAGgcttacaattttttattatgtactTTAGTATCTGCAATAGATTTAGTTCAAGGCAAAGATcgtgacacattactatatag GCTATACTTGGAAGCTCCGTTAATCACCGAAGATGCAGTCGAGGCTTTGAAAATGGTGTCTTCTGATGAAACAAGAGGACTGATGccgttacaattattaaaagaaatggtTATTCGTAGACCAACAAAACAATTAGTTTTCCTAAACGTACTGTTATGTCATACTGGCCATGAAAACAATACG ATAAGGGAAGCCGCTATACAGTTAGTTTGTCAACTATATAGTCGTCCTGAATTAAGTAAACTCATAGAAGAGTATGCAGTTCTCTATTTAGGTTTCTTACGACTACATACACCACCTGAGATCGTCTTTGGACAAGATCGAGGTAGACCGCAAGTAGAAACTCAGTGGACTGAGTCAACTACAAGAGCTTGTCTTGGATTATATCTTGCTCTGTTAAGTGAACATCAAGATTTAATTCATGA ATTGGCTAGAGTTTATACATCGATGGGTGCAGATGTAAAACGTATGGTTCTTCGATTAGTAGAAGGACCTGTAAGATCTTTAGGAATGGGGAGTCCACAATTATTGTCATTAGTTGAAAATTGCCCTAAAGGCGCTGAAACGCTAGTTACAAGAATTATTCATATCCTTacagaaaaat cTGCACCAAGTGTAGAGTTAGTAGCAAGAGTACGAGAACTTTATCAGACCAGAGTTTCAGATGTTCGATTCTTAATACCAGTTTTAAATGGtttaacgaagaaagaagTTATAGCTGCTCTTCCAAAACTCATAAAATTAAATCCTATCGTTGTTAAAGAG GTATTCAATAGACTGCTAGGCACTCATAATAATGAAAGTGGTGTACCTCATACATCTCCTATCACACCTGCTGAATTGTTAATAGCTTTGCATAATATAGATCCAAGTAAAGCAGAATTGAAAACAGTTATAAAAG CTACGTCCCTATGTTTTGCggagaaacaaatatatacacaAGAAACTGTAGCTGTTGTAATGCAACATCTTATGGAGATGACCCCTCTTCCTACATTACTCATGCGTACAGTGATACAAAGTTTAGCATTATATCCTAGGTTAAGTGGATTCGTTATGAATATACTTCAACGATTAATTCTCAAACAAGTTTGGAAACAACCAAAAGTATGGGAGGGTTTTGTAAAATGTTGCGAACGTACGCAACCACAAAGTTTTGCGGTTATTTTACAACTTCCTCCAGCACAATTGGCCGAAGCGTTAAAAATGGCGAGTAACTTACGAGCACCATTATTAGCGCATGTCGAAGCCTTTGCCGAAAATCAG AAAGCGCACATTCCGCAATCAATAATGGATGTCATTCAGGGTAAATCACCTTGCGACATACATGATGAATTTGATATT TTCTTCCTTGAATTTCTTGCAGGCACCACCCGGTGA
- the LOC139996336 gene encoding 17-beta-hydroxysteroid dehydrogenase 13 isoform X1, whose translation MESLRRSFKPPKMLLRLYSLVILILDLVTLLFGIFFAILIALYRIFRPPPLKNLYGEVAMVVGAGRGIGRELAIHLCQLGVNVACVDINSENCDTTVHLASKSVGVAKMYICNITDKDEVARIVNIIKSELGEVTMLFHCCSIPSPRALLQDPPEIRHTIDLTILSHFWLLDTVLPCMERAGKGHIVVLSSVAGLSGTATGGNRVSLSTAQFAVQGLAESLHTELRHLNSNIIITLVHVYPFIVGAEIAKDIRFRIPSYFGTMPATDAAEQILDGVRRNYAEFSVPGYLLYLGHILRILPKKASFMLRDLLDTGVDFG comes from the exons ATG gAGAGTTTAAGGAGAAGTTTCAAACCACCAAAGATGTTGCTAAGACTGTATTCTctcgttattttaatattagatcTTGTGACACttttatttggaatattttttgctATCTTAATTgcattatatagaatatttagacCTCCTCCTTTAAAAAATCTCTATGGAGAAGTCGCAAtg GTTGTCGGAGCTGGTCGAGGCATAGGTAGGGAATTAGCAATTCATTTATGTCAACTTGGTGTTAATGTTGCATGTGTTGACATTAATAGTGAAAATTGTGATACTACTGTACACTTAGCGTCTAAATCAGTAGGAGTTGctaaaatgtatatttgtaatataacaGATAAGGATGAA gtAGCTCGTATagtgaatattattaaatcagaGTTAGGTGAAGTTACAATGCTTTTCCATTGCTGCAGTATACCAAGTCCTAGAGCATTACTTCAAGATCCACCTGAAATAAGGCATACAATTGATTTGACGATTCTAAGTCATTTTTGG tTATTGGATACAGTTTTACCATGCATGGAACGGGCTGGAAAAGGGCACATAGTGGTTCTATCATCTGTGGCTGGCCTTTCTGGTACTGCCACAGGAGGAAACAGAGTTTCTTTGTCCACTGCACAATTTGCAGTTCAAGGATTAGCTGAATCATTACATACTGAATTAAGACATTTGAATAGTAACATAATAATTACTTTAGTTCACGTTTATCCATTTATTGTAGGCGCAGAAATAGCAAAAGATATTCGTTTTAG AATACCAAGTTACTTTGGTACAATGCCGGCCACAGACGCAGCTGAACAAATTTTAGATGGAGTTCGCCGAAATTATGCAGAATTCAGTGTGCCTGGATATTTACTTTACTTAGGTCATATTCTTAG AATACTTCCAAAGAAGGCATCATTTATGTTGCGTGATTTGCTAGACACTGGTGTTGATTTTggatga
- the LOC139996336 gene encoding 17-beta-hydroxysteroid dehydrogenase 13 isoform X2, whose translation MLLRLYSLVILILDLVTLLFGIFFAILIALYRIFRPPPLKNLYGEVAMVVGAGRGIGRELAIHLCQLGVNVACVDINSENCDTTVHLASKSVGVAKMYICNITDKDEVARIVNIIKSELGEVTMLFHCCSIPSPRALLQDPPEIRHTIDLTILSHFWLLDTVLPCMERAGKGHIVVLSSVAGLSGTATGGNRVSLSTAQFAVQGLAESLHTELRHLNSNIIITLVHVYPFIVGAEIAKDIRFRIPSYFGTMPATDAAEQILDGVRRNYAEFSVPGYLLYLGHILRILPKKASFMLRDLLDTGVDFG comes from the exons ATGTTGCTAAGACTGTATTCTctcgttattttaatattagatcTTGTGACACttttatttggaatattttttgctATCTTAATTgcattatatagaatatttagacCTCCTCCTTTAAAAAATCTCTATGGAGAAGTCGCAAtg GTTGTCGGAGCTGGTCGAGGCATAGGTAGGGAATTAGCAATTCATTTATGTCAACTTGGTGTTAATGTTGCATGTGTTGACATTAATAGTGAAAATTGTGATACTACTGTACACTTAGCGTCTAAATCAGTAGGAGTTGctaaaatgtatatttgtaatataacaGATAAGGATGAA gtAGCTCGTATagtgaatattattaaatcagaGTTAGGTGAAGTTACAATGCTTTTCCATTGCTGCAGTATACCAAGTCCTAGAGCATTACTTCAAGATCCACCTGAAATAAGGCATACAATTGATTTGACGATTCTAAGTCATTTTTGG tTATTGGATACAGTTTTACCATGCATGGAACGGGCTGGAAAAGGGCACATAGTGGTTCTATCATCTGTGGCTGGCCTTTCTGGTACTGCCACAGGAGGAAACAGAGTTTCTTTGTCCACTGCACAATTTGCAGTTCAAGGATTAGCTGAATCATTACATACTGAATTAAGACATTTGAATAGTAACATAATAATTACTTTAGTTCACGTTTATCCATTTATTGTAGGCGCAGAAATAGCAAAAGATATTCGTTTTAG AATACCAAGTTACTTTGGTACAATGCCGGCCACAGACGCAGCTGAACAAATTTTAGATGGAGTTCGCCGAAATTATGCAGAATTCAGTGTGCCTGGATATTTACTTTACTTAGGTCATATTCTTAG AATACTTCCAAAGAAGGCATCATTTATGTTGCGTGATTTGCTAGACACTGGTGTTGATTTTggatga